The following coding sequences are from one Ctenopharyngodon idella isolate HZGC_01 chromosome 17, HZGC01, whole genome shotgun sequence window:
- the grhl3 gene encoding grainyhead-like protein 3 homolog, which produces MTKEIEALMVQQNESFSYLRYPDNYMMESWSYEDDKTKPRLSSDEDLAIELFYDPCKPSKEPMMTCTRGSSMYKSREERTPNSSSPELATLENAQIMKIISDNINFSHVKQPLPGSDPVNINSILESLLPQPPQKSWPSHQNFLEVTPEPLGNSNAFVGQTSPVYSYPNSSPERYRNDFQFVLGAPQASQHKTTEIPMVYLNKGQFYPITLQGVDSTAGVSCSKVKTVIMAVFENDKSPEMQLKYWNHWHARQPTVKQRVIDIADYKEVFSGVSNLEEVAFNALSFIWNTNEEAKVHIGINSLSTDFSSQKGVKGLPLNLQIDTYDFSSGNNRLIHRAVCQVKIFCDKGAERKMRDEERKRSKRRTKNVSDSSNNGCKQALVSSSVGRDSTYFKTIEDHVTQPVLFIPEMHFSTMQRCGLVPPVSMEEIDKTSRKRINSYADGGDQSSSPPSKQARRDEQQRVLLYVRRETEEVFDALMLNTPTLKGLREAISEKYGMQEDTIGKIFKKCKRGIFVNMDDNIIEHYSNHSAFLIEITEVMISHFQITLMEL; this is translated from the exons ATGACCAAGGAGATTGA GGCTCTCATGGTACAACAGAACGAGAGTTTCAGCTACTTACGCTATCCAGACAATTACATGATGGAATCTTGGTCTTACGAGGACGACAAGACCAAACCCAGACTGTCTTCGGATGAAGACCTCGCTATAGAACTCTTCTATGATCCCTGCAAg cccTCAAAAGAGCCGATGATGACATGTACCCGTGGTAGCAGCATGTACAAATCCAGAGAGGAGAG GACACCAAACAGCTCTTCCCCTGAGCTGGCCACACTGGAGAACGCTCAGATCATGAAAATTATTTCTGACAATATTAACTTCAGCCACGTAAAGCAACCATTACCAGGCTCTGACCCAGTCAACATCAACAGCATCTTGGAGTCCCTCCTTCCCCAACCGCCACAGAAATCATGGCCATCTCACCAAAACTTTCTGGAGGTCACCCCTGAG cctcttgGCAACAGCAATGCGTTTGTGGGACAGACAAGCCCTGTATACTCCTACCCCAACTCTTCTCCAGAGAGATACAG GAATGACTTCCAATTCGTTCTTGGCGCCCCACAAGCTTCCCAGCACAAGACAACAGAAATACCCATGGTGTACCTCAACAAGGGGCAGTTTTACCCCATCACGCTGCAGGGAGTGGACAGCACTGCTGGGGTTTCATGCAGCAAAGTAAAA ACGGTGATCATGGCTGTGTTTGAGAATGACAAGAGTCCTGAGATGCAGCTGAAGTACTGGAACCACTGGCACGCTCGACAGCCTACCGTCAAACAGAGAGTCATTGATATCG CTGActacaaggaagttttcagcgGAGTGAGTAACTTGGAAGAGGTTGCTTTCAACGCACTGTCCTTTATCTGGAACACCAATGAAGAAGCAAAG GTGCACATTGGCATCAATTCTCTGAGCACTGACTTCTCCTCGCAGAAAGGGGTCAAAGGTCTTCCTCTGAATCTTCAGATCGACACCTATGATTTCAGCTCAGGGAACAACCGTCTCATTCACAGAGCTGTTTGTCAGGTCAAGATCTTCTGCGATAAG GGAGCtgagaggaagatgagagatgaagagaggaagagaagcaAGAGGAGGACCAAGAATGTTTCAGACTCCAGCAACAATG GTTGCAAACAAGCCCTAGTCTCCAGCTCTGTCGGAAGGGATTCTACCTACTTTAAAACTATAGAAGATCACGTCACGCAACCTGTTTTATTCATCCCAGAGATGCACTTCAGCACTATGCAGCGCTGTGGCCTG GTGCCCCCTGTTAGCATGGAGGAAATCGATAAGACATCACGGAAGCGTATCAACAGCTACGCAGACGGCGGCGACCAGAGCAGCTCCCCTCCGAGCAAACAAGCCCGCCGAGACGAGCAACAGAGAG ttctaCTGTACGTCAGACGAGAGACCGAGGAAGTATTTGACGCCCTCATGTTGAACACGCCAACCCTCAAGGGCCTGAGAGAAGCG ATTTCAGAAAAGTACGGTATGCAAGAAGACACCATTGGGAAAATCTTCAAGAAGTGCAAAAGAGG GATTTTTGTGAACATGGATGACAACATCATCGAGCATTACAGCAACCACTCTGCCTTCCTCATTGAGATCACTGAAGTTATGATCAGCCACTTCCAGATCACACTAATGGAGTTATAA